The genomic DNA ATGAATTTCCTTTATTTAGTTCCTAATCTACAGATTGAGACTCCCTTATGGTAGATTCGTTGAGATGTAGGTTGCCATAAGGCACAGGGAGATCAGTATCTTATCCATTCGGGCCTATCCCCTTACATGAGCCTGACAATCCAGCTGCAGGTAAATCATGTCAAAGAAGCAAGAAATAGCACGCCCAACCCTCTCTAAACTATGACGCGAAAGGAGTAAAAAGAGCAGTTAAAGGATGGTTCGTACTAAATATTCACTAAAAATCGATATTTAAAGTAATCCTGTAGTGTTGTTTGCATACCTTTTGGCGTTTCTTCATCTTTTGCTCCAGCGTTAATTCTTCGACGAGAACAATAAACAGATTTTGTTCTATTAGAACCCTGTTAacattttcatgtttttaatGACACAAAACGTCAAAATCCAATAATTTAGTTGTTGATTTTTACTTTTATAGCTTTATTTTCATTAACATATTTTATGATTTCTTCTGCAAAATCTGCAAATTGTGTTGAACCAACATACTAACCCCAAACAACTTGCTCGATCCAGTCCAAATAGTGTGCCACGTTCGTGTAGATCGCCTTCGAGTTGCCCACACCACAGGCAGCCCCGGTGGACGTCACACCGACAATGTTGTAGATACAGCTTCTCGGTTCCGTAATGATCTGCAGCGGTCCACCGGAGTCACCCTGGCACGTATCTTTACCACCGATCAGACTTCCCACACACAGCTGACCTTCGTTGATCCCTTCGCGAAAGTTTCGATTATCACGAAACAGCTCACCACAGTCGCTGGAGGGAAACAGATCCAGCTGTACCTTCATCATGATAGTCGACAACTCGACGCTGCCTGCAAACGAATCATCGTTAGCTTACTGTCACTTTCGTGTAAAATCACACACAGAAAGCCTACCTTCGTCCAGCTTGCCGAACCCCGTAGCCACAAAACGGCTCACATTCAGCGATGGATCCGTCCACAAGCATGCCGGACGTATTATCTTCGAGAACAGCACCGTTTCGTTAAGCCGTATCAGGGCAATATCATGGTACGAGCGCGAGTTTCGATACTTTGGATGTCGAACGATCTCGGCAATACCGAAATCGAGCTTGGACGTTGAATCTACCTTGAGATCGTACTCGCCCAAACGAACGATCTCCGGATTACCGTAACTGAAGCAGTGGGCAGCGGTCAGTACGAAGCGATCCGAAATCAGTGATCCACCACAGCTGAAACTGTACCGCACTGTTGGACCATCCTCCTCCCGTGGATACCCTAGCAAAGCGTGATGTGGGAATTCACCGTGCTTGGCCGCTTCACCACCGACGATCAGCTCTACCACGTTGGAGCAGTTGTACGATTGGTAGTAGATCGGTTTCGGGTTCAGCGTGAGCGAGATCACACCACGCTTCGAGGAGATGATCCTGCGATATTCCTCGCACTCTGTAAAGCGATCGAAGGGATACCATTATCACATAAACAGAAACGCTTAACATTGGCGCATTccgcatacattcaggcgcccAGAGCTTACTTTGCACCGAGATCCTCTTGGCTGCAATGAGAGATGTAGGAAAAGCTTGTTATCCACAGGAGTTTGAGGCAGATTTATAAGCCGAGCCTTTACCTGTCTGTCCATTGCAGAACCTTGCTAACCACAAACCTAGCAAGAAGATTAGAATGTTACCAACAACACTGCGACTTAGCATCCTACCCGAGCGAACGACACGATGTGTTTAGTGTGCTGTGGCCAGAGGTCAACGGTTCTGGCTGTGAAGTCTGCGCTGCCGCTTGATAAGACTGTCCAACACAGACTAGCATGTGCAACGGTACGTGTAGGCGAGCGGTATGCGAAAATCAGGTTTGTGGTAgtgttagtttttgttttgttctaccAGTATTACAGTACCCACCCAAAAAAAGTCAATACACGTACTTTTATACAGAATTTGTAATTGTATCCCAAGGCTTTTTAATTCATATGTGTTTTAATTAATCTAATGgctttataattttttaacagGATAtcttaaattattatttcatGATGACTCTGTCGTGAAAAGGGAGGCAGACTATGATCTGAAACAGAGTTCTTCATCTCAGTCCAGCCTTGATAGAACGAGTTTGACTTGGTTGGTGTTGGATTCGGGAGTTTGGTTGATGAGTCTCATAGCaggctctctctttctctctgctaCGGAAGAAAGTGAGTGATAGTGTAGTCTTCAGAAACGGAGCTAACGATAGGTGGAGCAGGCGGTCGCTAAGGTCCTACCGATCAGAGGAGACTCGTCGGTAAGAGAGCTCCATTAGCCTTACTACACTCTCTCTAGCTCTCTATTCTCTAGCTAGTAGGACCCCAACTTGATCAGGTGCTTGATCCGCCTCGTGCAGTCTTCTGAGTGTTCTTCCTTAAAATCAACTCAGAGTTTTTCTCATTATCACTGCACCAATgtgttggggcggtccggtggccgaggcgacagcggcgccggtcttcacacggcagggccagggttcaaatcctatccagatcgcctccccgtacgtaaggctgactactttactacgggtaaaactaagtcacagaaagccagaaatggcaggccgagacctctcgaggttgtagtgccaaggaagaagaagaatgtgtCTCCAGTATCAGAAGATTATTTCCATTTTAACGTTCAAGCTAACAGCTAGAACGAACAACTACAGAACACCTCCGAACAGTATACCGGCACTGGTCGGTGAATTCCCTCACCAGGTCTTTATCAGCACTTGGGTTGAACACATACAATGTGCGCTGCAGTGGAGTTTTTATTAGCGATCGCTACATACTCGTATCGGGATATAGCTTCATGCATTCAGATGAAACCTTTTCGATTGGATGACGCAAACACACGTGACTCAGTCTTTCCGGAGCTCGCGAGTTTGTTTCGTCTGCAACAACCAGTCACCTATAACTTGCATATCTATTCTGTCTGTCTGTGAACAGAGGATAACACTCAGCTGCTGAAGAACTTCACGATAATAGGGTTTACCAGGGACAAATTCAGTCAGTAGACGctaaaatgtgtttcaaaagGTGTAACTCAAATTAAGTTGACCCAACTGACTAGATAGTACCGCGTGTTTCCGGTAGGCAGCGCCACTAGCGCCAAAACGCATAAATAAGGCAAAAGACGACATGTTCTGCCAGGCGTCTCATGTGAGTTGGAAAGCATCCTAAGCGACTGGACGATGTTGGTGGACTAGTGCAGACGTTCGATGGTTAATTCGGAGTCGTGTATCATTAATGTGATTACCCGTAACAAATGAATACCTACAACAAGGTACAGAACCATCCAGATTGGATCGAAAGCGTCCTATACGCTATGTTGTACCTTATAAAACAATTTGGCTTCGGAATATGTTATCGACCATGTCAAACAAAAATCTCAAACGAATTTTGTACAAATCTTATCATTTATTTCATTCATACTCTCtgtctctcactcgctctctctttctctctttctttctcgtttcAGTGCATTCCAGTGTCTGTCCGCGGAAAGGCATACCCGGGTCCGGGGAAGGATCCCAGGCTACATTTCCTGTTGCTCTTCCGTCTTGTCTTACAATGATCTCTCTCCTGCATGTTCAGTTTAAATCACAAGAATTCTAGTACACTTACGCCTACCGTTCGTATTCTGTTACTTGCTTAAATGCTTATCCTTATTATCCGTCACTGCGCAAGGGGAGTGGGGGGTGTGCTAAGGGGGGGATGTGGTGAGGAGATGCTGCATTCCAGGGAACTATTGaaggtgttttgaaaatgtttgcaaaaacCATCCACATCGTCTTGGTGGGGAGAGATCAGCTCTTTCTAAAATatgatgctggtgatgatgatgatgatgatgatgacggggGAATGAGGTGAAGCCGAATGAGAGGAAAATGACAATATATTCCCAGGATCCCCATCGGACCCTCATAAGCGAATGGAGGGTTCCCTCGAGAAGTTGTGTCTCAAAGTACTGCGAAGAATACACTTTGGGACTCTAGTCCTCAAAGAGAACCGCACCTCACGCTTAATGAATACCGCTATGAACCTACAGGATGGATGCGACCAACCGAAGCACCTACTCAAACAAACCGGAAACTAAAGACAGTTAAAAACACTACAAACATAGCTGGACGGATGAGTGATCGGATGCACGGTTTAAATGCGACGCCTGTGCTTCTACCTCTCGTTAAAAACTGGTTAAACTAATGCTCAAAAGTCTCGCTCTCAACCTTCGTACTTCGACATCGTTCCCTTTCTCGCTTATCTTTTCTGACTGAGGGGCTCTCCAAGGACACGCATCGTGTTGGCGTAGGACGAATCAATCTGCGGCACCACCTTCTCCGCCGGACGAATGTTTTTAATCAGATCCGACAGCGACAGGAAGCTCTGGCGGCTATCGACGCGCAGTTCACGATCACCGGCCCCACCACCGGACAGCTGCTCGATCTCCTTTGTGATCTGCTTCAGCTTCTGCTCGACCGGTATGTCTTCGGGCAGGGTCGACACGACGGCGTCCGTATCCTGACCGGCGGCTAGTGCCTGCTGGTGATGAAGTTCTGCCGCCTGCTCATCTTCGTCAGCCTCACTTTCATCATGCTCGTGCTCGTCCTGCTCGTGCTCGTCCTCTTCCTCATCTTCAGCAACTGCAttcgcactgctgctgctacgtcCGACCACGTTCGTCTCATCATCTTCCTCCTCCAGTTCGTCTCCGtgcagctgctgctcgtcCTCTTCCTGATCGTGATCCAGCTCCTGCTCCTCGTCGTGTTCCTCTTCCGCGGTGTTTGCATACTGTGTGGCCGACGGACGTACGGTACGATCCTGCTCCAGAATGTCGCCGGAGAGTAGTGCCGCAAGCGGAGAGGTATGCTCAGCATTCAGCTGCGGGACGGCTGTAGACACGGTCGAGAAGGACACAaactggcgtgcctcggcgGAGGTCGAAGTCGTAGGTTCGGTCGTGGTAGAGGTCGTTGTGGTCGTTGTGGTCGCAGCAAGCGTTGTGTAGAGCGCGGTACTGGTGGACGTTTGAATTGGACGGCTGTGGCACAAAAAGAGGGGAACAAAAGGGCGTTAGAGAACATCCAGTATGTTTTATAGCATAGTGAGTTATTTTACAGAGATTGATGTTGTGGTGAGAGCTACTGCGTACTGGAAGCTTTGAGAGAAACTACTACTGCTGAAACTTTCCTAGCACATTACCAAAATCCCATCTAGTGTCATTAGTCCTTAATGTCCAAAAATGCAACCCTGCCTAATCGctatcattatcattatctGTTAACTTTGTCTGAGTTACTTAAACCTATATCGCCAAAGATGGATATCTACGTCTAGCAATTGCGTGTGCGTTTCAACAGTGCGAAATGAATTACTCTTTtatgtggattttttttaaaataaacaataacgATTTCTTATTCCTCTTTACGTTAGATGAACTAACTCCAAACCACCAGCCAAACGTTAAATTAGAGATTAAATTAGAAAGATATAGCAGGAAGCGAAGGATGAGGCTCTACTAACtacgacagagagagagagaaaacgtgtgtgcgtgtgcaagGAGATGTAGATGTGTGTGGAAGAAGTACGTTTAAAGCTCGCTCTACATGTGTATATGGACGCGGGTTGAATTCTCGCAACACAGCATCCATTGAAAAAAAGCCTTACTAGCCCCTTTTTTCGCCCTAATCCTTAGTGAGCAAGCTGGACAGTATACAAAACAAGGAAATAGTAGGGAAACCCCCCTCAGAACTTCAGCCTTCGGAAGGTGCATTATTAGTGAGTGGAAAATGGCGTAGATTCAAAGCGTTGTAGTAGCTAGTGGAACTTAACATTAAGATGGTGGAAAGGACGTTAGCTCACCTACGACATGACACACCGCACCGCGGTAGTATCTCGATTGATGTTCGGTTTATTTTTGCAAATGGCGCCCAAAAGCCTCGCATCGGGCAACGCAAAAGGTTAATCAAAGCCAAAAAATCATGGCGCTGATGTATTGATTTCTGTGTATCTATGATTTCCATCAGAGGGCGCCACCGGTTTGCGGTCGCCGAGTGCGAGTGTTATTTTAACAAATTGATGCCTATGTGTACACATTTTGATTGGAGCCTCGCATTGTTTATtctccagtttttttgtttgtcatcCTTTGTTTTTCGCGTCCGCTTTGTGAGATGGCATGTTGACTttcagtgtttgtttgtgtgcgtgtgtgtcaaGTTTCAAGTTGTTTCAGTGCGTGTTTTATCGTGTTGGTATTGCGGGGTAAAAGGATCGTGTCAATTCTGTCAAATCGGGAGCCGTCTGTAGGGTTTACTTCGGGAACAGGAATATGGGAAAGAATCTTGGCTCTTGGTGCGGGTATGTACGTGTACGTGTATGTAGCGCCATGCCGGGCACTCTCAGTCCTTCTGGATCGAACCCCACGGGCGATATTTACCCCTGCGCCGACGAAACCGGAATGCTACcgtagttgtagtagtagcaTCGCGTCTGCTCGCAGATGAAATCTTTCACGGCCGAACAGTCTTCCGGTGCCCACCGTAGGCTTGGCGCCTTCAGATGCACGCATCCCTTCTGCAgtccgctgctgctgaagatggAACGAGAAttgcaagaagaaaacaaagaacaacaCACAGGGAAGGTTAGTCATCTCGCCCTCACTATCGTTGGGCGTGCGAGCAAAACGCCGCCTGGCCGCTTACCTGTCACGAGCGGTGCGCTGGGGCGacgtgttgctgttgtggtcCAGCGGATCCATACCGACGGTTTCCGGCGATTTCTCGAAGTAGTCGAAGGTGGCGTTGAACGGCAGGCCGGTGCTCATCCACAGGAACATCCCGGTACCGAGCCGGTTGCCGGACGTCCAGAAGTTGTACTTGCCGTAGCCAGCGTTCTGCAGGTACTCGGTCATCGATTCGACCTTCTCCTTTGTCTCGAACGAGGCGAGCTGCAGTCCGAGCGACCGGCAGTACTGGTAGGCAAGGAAGTAGTTCAGCTCCGGCGAGTACGGGTTCATCCGGCTGATGAAGTACTGCACACCGTCCAGCTGGATGGTGGTGATTCGTTGTCCTGTTTTCGGGAGGATAAGCGATAAACGACACAAGGGGTTTTAATCAATCTGATACTATGAttttgctgccactgctgATGTTGACACACCATCTGGCTGGACAGTTGTTTAGATAGTTCCCTTTCGGAGCATAATCCCCATGAGATAGCCCCATACCAGAGAGCTTCCTTTCCAAACAAGTTTAGCCACCCGTCTGAAGCGAACGCCGCTTTGTTCGCGTTAAACCAAACGGAAGCTGGTGACTTTCCGTGGATTTGGTCAGCGCGTTCTATTGAATCTTGTATCTCCCCCGGGTGTCCAGCCGAGCTCCTTCGGCTCCCCTCCCTATCAAGCGCTCTACATTGTGCTGGCTGTCCGTTCGAATAAAATTACTGCGCTAAGGTAAGTTCCAGCAGCGATAATGACGGCGTCCGTTCGTCCGTTGGGCAAGATATTGTCCCGCCACAGTTTGTGGTTCGCATTAGAATTTTCCGTCCCAAAGGAAACTAATAGCCTTCCAGACTGTCACCTTGTCCTGGCCGCACTGTTATGCACATTATGCCTCCAAAGCTCCAATCGATTACGATTTTAATCGACTTCCCTGCTCAGAAGCTTCCAAGCATTCCAACCCAGTAGCAGTTGTTAAGGAGCAATAGTgacagctggtggtggtgtcttTTCAAAtcgatttaaaataaaaaaactgatcaacagcattttcttttccacgcGCGCTTTCAAGCAATAAACGGCTTTTAGGATCAATTTCTTGCGTATTGCGTTTCATCCGTCTAATGCTagctcgttctctctctctctctctctctctctctctctctcagctCAGGATAATATTGATTGGATACGATGTCTTCGGCATCGGCATATCTGAACAAGCAACAGTAGCGAAAAGAAATATCAATTTCATAAGTAAGCACACCATCACTCCGATCCATTTCTCGGCGTAGGAAAAATGATTCTCCAAAAATATCAAACATCTGTCACGCCGGCCAAATGGGGGCGGGAATTATCTCGAGAATTGATTCCGCACCACGCACTCGGAGCCGGGGGTCGTTGTTTTCTGAGCGATGGCGCTCGTTACGCGGGGGACTGGGTGgaatttccattttatttttcccactTCGCTCCGGGAAACGCTCATCATCGGTACCATGCATAAATCTGGTAAGCCATCGTCAGAAAAttggcttcttcttttttctttcgggcTTTGGTTTGGTGCACCTCAAAAAAGAAAGTGGCTCGTTGCTTATACCCACAGCTTCAAGGTTGAGAGGATCACGATACGATACGTCAATtgcattaaaatgtttttcgCTGTATTTTTTGGTTTGAGCTCAGGCATGCTTTCGTCGCCCCCACATTCTGGGAAggtaaaaaaggggaaaaaagtaaAGTCCATGAGTCACATTCAGGgtggaaattattttatttatttatttataattccagtatgacggcatgacgccgtattgtcaacaccgcatgtgttgacgattacaaattcacaaatattaacaaggcatttcctccctgttattctgccttatcccgggcatgctcggttgtcggtgtgtggagattgcagtgtggttgttcatgtctattgtggaggttATATTGATgatttggtccgggtctattgctttctgttgctgtgttggtggtagtgtggtgtgtggaacggaacatccttccgtgtagcggatctagactgttacaaaaacaaaaagaaaacagtaatcgggacattacaaacatttgcctgcgtacagtgttcctcaaactgcccagcagtgatagcccaagctcgatcaagccagcaccgaactcagaagctatcggcgagttccatcccgtaacagcagggtctctgctaattacggggttgaacccgccgaccacctccgaacccaacgccagccacgccgggctcgccccatcaaggctagacagagatgaagaacactgttacagaaaattctgcctcccttcctacgacagtgtcgactttgaccccggatgctgttgctttgtcaacggatcacccgtggcactacaaaaaaacacttaacacttaagacaaagacaacacaacgaataacaaaaaaggaatggcggatatggtttggtaggataatggggatgtggaatcaaaggataagaccgttgtctctggcgaatcgaaagatgagcctcatgtatgcgaggtctctggtcgccaacacttctctaatttctgtgcccggtcgtctgccaatgccctcgactgcgcccaacaaggagggtcttgcggtttcaaactccacgcaggaccacagaaggtgatccacatcgtgaaatccgtcaccgcagccacacaccttcgtctgagccagagttatacgctgcagatgagcgttcaacgcgaaatgattcgacataagtcgagacatcatgcgtatgaacgcccggtctacagagagcccaccgaaccaaggccgcagggacacttgcggagagatcgagaaaaggaatcgcccgagatcatccgcctcccacatgctctgccagcgagacaggaaaagctgctgtggtagacgaagaaactctcgggccgagatcggacggtcgtaaaatgcgccttgttggacgcctgttttggccagtgagtctgccttctcgttgccgggaattccacaatgagaaggtacccaaattagcgaaatcctgaacgccttgtcgaacatggagccaagcaattctatgattttaatgacaaggaaatcctggctcttaacagccttcggggatcttagtgcttcaatagcgctaaggctatctgtaaagatgaagtactgatccgaaggtctcgctgctataatcaatagtgcgtacaagattgcggctagttctgcggtgtagacactacacggctcccgcaatttgaaaaatgcttcggcggactcactaaaaacgccgaagccggtgccctccttagaggatgatccatcagtataatactggctactttggtctaaatagccatacttatccctgaaaatgcccggaactaccatcgggcgaagatcattcggtatggtctttatttcctcgtgcaacgaggaatctgttgttaaaagggaactgtaggtctcaggaagggcagcacggtttaatgcctgtggagcgctaggatgcacttgtagggcaacaaaatcttcatagatcttcaagattttgctcttagaacctgtctctagaagtgctttaaaattttcttcgatcaagggatttgatactgaagaacggactagaaggcgaagcgacagcatttcaaaacgaagttttagcggcatcactccggtcatcacttctagggacatgttatgtgtggatttcatgctccctagtgcgagtctaagacaacgatactgtagcctctctagtttgaggatatgcgtgttggatgcccaatggaagcatatgcttccatactccaacacggatagtaccgttgtcttatacagtcgcaggacgtctgatggatgtgcgccccaccagaatcctgtgactgtccttagaaagttgattcttttactgcatttttgcaccagatgggtgatgtgtgtactccagtttagccttgaattgaaccaaacaccaaggtatcgaaaattgtcggtagttgatatcttttcaccgtacaaaaagacatcaattttcgggtcaaatagtcttttctccctgtttttcgtcgtgtcgctgaaaggagaaaagactaccatctcagttttcgttgcagagaacttgataccaaggttttcagaccactcggcaaggttgtccaaagtggtttgtaaagccagttggatttcggcggcgtccttgcttgcaaaagatatgacgccgtcgtctgctaattgtctaatgctgcagtttggtgctagacaagaatctatttcgctaacataaaagttgtataacagggggctcaagcaggacccttgtgctagtccatggaaactggtccgctttagttgcacatgaccattgttgaaactcatagctttttccgacaaaaggttgaacagaaagttgttcaactttggacccagccccacattttctaatttttgactcagcttgtatggtgatactgagtcaaatgccccctgtatatccaggaaaatagatcccatgttctgcttgcgtgcacgagcaagctctatttctgttaccagaagggctaagcagtcattagtacccctggctttacgaaaaccaaactgggtatttgagagaaggttgtttgattccaaccattcttctaaccggaaaagaatcatcctttcaaggagtttcctcagacacgacagtaacgatattggccgatacgaatcgtgtcttgatggcggtttgccaggcttcaagatagtgacaactttcacttctctccactcttgcgggacgctgttgacctccaacatattgttgaaaatacttaacagacgcttcctccctatgtcgggcagattttgaagcaatttgctactaatctgatccagacccggggaggaatttttgcttgataggagagcaagtgatagctctaccattgtgaacggtgaatccatcctagggtcactaccaggcgcatgttgtgtaaagctttgcgcaggaacgaaatcggggcaaagcttgtgggcaaattcatacagccactcgccagaaaagctttcgctctcattgatgttgttgctgtttcgcatccttctagccattctccaaagcgaattaagtgaagtggcagggtctagattattgacgtatctacgccaataaccctttttcttcgccttcaacaggtttttgcacgttctctccagtcctttatatttttcatataaagacctcgagcccgtgtcccggaaggctttaaatgcctcacgcttcttggtgaaagccgcttggcaatccttgtcccaccaaggagtgggaggttttttaaatgtccttgcttggtgggagcgccttgtttgggcctcaagggcgcacttgtttatgagtgaaacaagtttttcgtactccttgacaggagacaaatcttccaagtcaagtgaa from Anopheles stephensi strain Indian chromosome 2, UCI_ANSTEP_V1.0, whole genome shotgun sequence includes the following:
- the LOC118507056 gene encoding PH domain-containing protein DDB_G0287875 isoform X1, producing MKSIILCLVFVLAYAGGQRITTIQLDGVQYFISRMNPYSPELNYFLAYQYCRSLGLQLASFETKEKVESMTEYLQNAGYGKYNFWTSGNRLGTGMFLWMSTGLPFNATFDYFEKSPETVGMDPLDHNSNTSPQRTARDSSSGLQKGCVHLKAPSLRWAPEDCSAVKDFICEQTRCYYYNYGSIPVSSAQGRPIQTSTSTALYTTLAATTTTTTTSTTTEPTTSTSAEARQFVSFSTVSTAVPQLNAEHTSPLAALLSGDILEQDRTVRPSATQYANTAEEEHDEEQELDHDQEEDEQQLHGDELEEEDDETNVVGRSSSSANAVAEDEEEDEHEQDEHEHDESEADEDEQAAELHHQQALAAGQDTDAVVSTLPEDIPVEQKLKQITKEIEQLSGGGAGDRELRVDSRQSFLSLSDLIKNIRPAEKVVPQIDSSYANTMRVLGEPLSQKR
- the LOC118507056 gene encoding PH domain-containing protein DDB_G0287875 isoform X2; its protein translation is MKSIILCLVFVLAYAGGQRITTIQLDGVQYFISRMNPYSPELNYFLAYQYCRSLGLQLASFETKEKVESMTEYLQNAGYGKYNFWTSGNRLGTGMFLWMSTGLPFNATFDYFEKSPETVGMDPLDHNSNTSPQRTARDSSGLQKGCVHLKAPSLRWAPEDCSAVKDFICEQTRCYYYNYGSIPVSSAQGRPIQTSTSTALYTTLAATTTTTTTSTTTEPTTSTSAEARQFVSFSTVSTAVPQLNAEHTSPLAALLSGDILEQDRTVRPSATQYANTAEEEHDEEQELDHDQEEDEQQLHGDELEEEDDETNVVGRSSSSANAVAEDEEEDEHEQDEHEHDESEADEDEQAAELHHQQALAAGQDTDAVVSTLPEDIPVEQKLKQITKEIEQLSGGGAGDRELRVDSRQSFLSLSDLIKNIRPAEKVVPQIDSSYANTMRVLGEPLSQKR
- the LOC118507056 gene encoding nucleolin isoform X3, with the translated sequence MEIIDTQKSIHQRHDFLALINLLRCPMRGFWAPFAKINRTSIEILPRCGVSCRSRPIQTSTSTALYTTLAATTTTTTTSTTTEPTTSTSAEARQFVSFSTVSTAVPQLNAEHTSPLAALLSGDILEQDRTVRPSATQYANTAEEEHDEEQELDHDQEEDEQQLHGDELEEEDDETNVVGRSSSSANAVAEDEEEDEHEQDEHEHDESEADEDEQAAELHHQQALAAGQDTDAVVSTLPEDIPVEQKLKQITKEIEQLSGGGAGDRELRVDSRQSFLSLSDLIKNIRPAEKVVPQIDSSYANTMRVLGEPLSQKR
- the LOC118507056 gene encoding C-type lectin 37Da isoform X5: MKSIILCLVFVLAYAGGQRITTIQLDGVQYFISRMNPYSPELNYFLAYQYCRSLGLQLASFETKEKVESMTEYLQNAGYGKYNFWTSGNRLGTGMFLWMSTGLPFNATFDYFEKSPETVGMDPLDHNSNTSPQRTARDSSGLQKGCVHLKAPSLRWAPEDCSAVKDFICEQTRCYYYNYGSIPVSSAQG
- the LOC118507056 gene encoding C-type lectin 37Da isoform X4, which gives rise to MKSIILCLVFVLAYAGGQRITTIQLDGVQYFISRMNPYSPELNYFLAYQYCRSLGLQLASFETKEKVESMTEYLQNAGYGKYNFWTSGNRLGTGMFLWMSTGLPFNATFDYFEKSPETVGMDPLDHNSNTSPQRTARDSSSGLQKGCVHLKAPSLRWAPEDCSAVKDFICEQTRCYYYNYGSIPVSSAQG